One Nonomuraea angiospora DNA segment encodes these proteins:
- a CDS encoding AMP-binding protein, which produces MDPVETLLLRHVAAGQGGRTALADHVRTLTYAELTQAACDHAGALAAAGVRRGCRALVVGDDSADTVVAVLGLWWYGCVPVVLSPMLRDAEIAFVARDCAAGYAWIALPKGRRDSLREALGPLPVHEPRATRAADVGPPAPFVPEAEVLVQYTSGSTGQPRGVRHSMAGLRAVLDGFGGVLALTPDDTVLSTAKLSFGYGFGNSVLFPLAAGARSVLLAGPVDPYTAITAVHRHRPTVLCAVPRLYAALLDIVARGTVLDPSSLRLALAAGEHLPAELSARAARLLGVPVVNGLGATEVLHIVLATDPRDVLHGSTGNPVPGVTATVRDDDGRPLPAGSHGRLHIRTASAALGYIDRPEDSARTFADGGVYTGDIAYRTEDGDFRHVCRADDLLNLGGFKVAPAEIEAELRTADGIADLVVVGGRDDTGLEQVVVHAVPADGVTPDQARRALRRAIRENLPPHKRPSHVEVLAALPTTSTGKLARYRLRAPREPR; this is translated from the coding sequence ATGGACCCCGTCGAGACGCTGCTGCTGCGCCACGTCGCGGCCGGGCAGGGCGGCCGGACCGCTCTCGCCGACCACGTACGTACCCTGACCTACGCCGAACTGACCCAGGCCGCCTGCGACCACGCCGGAGCGCTCGCCGCCGCCGGAGTACGCCGCGGCTGCCGTGCGCTGGTCGTCGGCGACGACAGCGCGGACACCGTCGTCGCGGTGCTGGGCCTGTGGTGGTACGGCTGTGTCCCCGTCGTCCTCAGCCCGATGTTGCGCGATGCGGAGATCGCCTTCGTCGCCCGCGACTGCGCCGCCGGGTACGCCTGGATCGCGCTGCCCAAGGGGCGGCGCGACAGCCTGCGTGAGGCGCTCGGCCCGCTGCCCGTGCACGAACCGCGCGCCACCCGCGCCGCCGACGTCGGGCCGCCCGCCCCGTTCGTGCCGGAAGCGGAGGTCCTGGTCCAGTACACCTCCGGCAGCACCGGCCAACCGCGCGGCGTGCGCCACAGCATGGCCGGGCTCCGCGCCGTCCTCGACGGCTTCGGCGGTGTCCTCGCCCTCACACCCGACGACACGGTGCTGTCGACCGCGAAACTGTCCTTCGGTTACGGCTTCGGGAACTCCGTGCTGTTCCCGCTGGCGGCCGGCGCCCGGTCGGTGCTGCTCGCGGGCCCCGTCGATCCGTACACCGCGATCACCGCCGTCCACCGGCACCGGCCGACCGTGCTGTGCGCGGTGCCCAGGCTGTACGCGGCCCTGCTCGACATCGTCGCGCGCGGCACGGTGCTGGACCCGTCGTCCCTCCGCCTCGCGCTCGCCGCGGGCGAGCATCTGCCCGCCGAGCTGTCCGCCCGCGCGGCGCGGTTGCTCGGCGTCCCGGTGGTGAACGGGCTGGGGGCGACAGAGGTGCTGCACATCGTCCTGGCGACCGACCCGCGGGACGTCCTGCACGGCTCCACCGGCAACCCGGTGCCCGGCGTCACCGCGACCGTACGGGACGACGACGGCCGCCCGCTGCCCGCCGGCTCGCACGGCCGCCTGCACATCCGGACCGCCTCGGCCGCGCTCGGCTACATCGACCGGCCCGAGGACTCCGCGCGCACGTTCGCCGACGGCGGTGTCTACACCGGCGACATCGCCTACCGCACCGAGGACGGCGACTTCCGCCACGTCTGCCGGGCCGACGACCTGCTCAACCTCGGCGGTTTCAAGGTCGCGCCCGCCGAGATCGAGGCGGAACTGCGTACCGCCGACGGCATCGCCGACCTGGTCGTCGTCGGCGGGCGCGACGACACGGGGCTGGAGCAGGTCGTGGTTCACGCCGTTCCCGCCGACGGCGTCACACCCGATCAGGCCCGCCGCGCCCTCAGGCGTGCCATCCGGGAGAACCTGCCGCCGCACAAGCGGCCTTCGCACGTCGAGGTGCTCGCCGCGCTGCCCACCACCTCCACCGGGAAGCTCGCCCGTTACCGGTTGCGCGCCCCGCGGGAGCCGCGATGA
- a CDS encoding beta-ketoacyl synthase N-terminal-like domain-containing protein, translating to MSGDIVGMGVVTCLGDEPGAVHRALCDGRTGVAPLRAFDSALFRVKHAYEIDDRTVPGQDEPGRASRWLRAAVAAALADAGLPATVPDVPVIVGTTLRELRSAELWWRDGHSLTPAELHFGQVMRDAFGTTETHTVASACAAALYALGMATDLIALGLADTVVVAGTDAITESSFGGLDRVQNPPPQAIQPFARHRHGMVMGEGAAAVVVRASGAHPRPAHARVRGVAMNCDAAHATVPDVAGVAGAVRDAHRRAGVDAADIDLVVVHGSGTRHNDAVEAGVLRDVFGGVRPGPLVTSVKSGLGHTCGGSGLMSLIIAVLAMRTGELPPIPGLSDPSPEAGDLRLVAGHPARGRFDTAQINAIGLGGINAVAVIGGAA from the coding sequence ATGAGCGGGGACATCGTCGGCATGGGCGTCGTCACCTGCCTCGGCGACGAACCCGGAGCGGTGCACCGGGCGCTGTGCGACGGACGTACCGGTGTCGCGCCGCTGCGGGCCTTCGACAGCGCACTCTTCCGGGTCAAGCACGCGTACGAGATCGACGACCGGACCGTCCCCGGCCAGGACGAACCGGGGCGTGCCTCCCGCTGGCTGCGTGCCGCCGTCGCCGCGGCGCTCGCCGACGCGGGGCTGCCCGCCACTGTCCCCGACGTGCCGGTCATCGTCGGAACAACACTGCGCGAACTGCGCTCCGCCGAGCTGTGGTGGCGCGACGGGCACTCGCTCACCCCCGCCGAACTGCACTTCGGCCAGGTGATGCGCGACGCGTTCGGCACCACGGAGACGCACACCGTGGCCAGCGCGTGCGCCGCCGCTCTGTACGCCCTGGGCATGGCCACCGACCTGATCGCGCTCGGCCTCGCCGACACCGTCGTGGTCGCGGGCACCGACGCCATCACCGAGAGCTCCTTCGGGGGACTCGACCGCGTGCAGAACCCGCCGCCGCAGGCCATACAGCCGTTCGCGAGGCACCGTCACGGCATGGTCATGGGGGAGGGCGCCGCCGCGGTCGTCGTACGAGCCTCTGGCGCCCATCCCCGCCCCGCACACGCCCGTGTCCGCGGGGTCGCGATGAACTGTGACGCGGCGCATGCGACCGTACCCGACGTCGCGGGCGTCGCCGGCGCCGTCCGCGACGCCCACCGCCGTGCCGGAGTCGACGCCGCCGACATCGACCTGGTCGTGGTGCACGGCAGCGGCACACGCCACAACGACGCGGTGGAGGCCGGCGTACTGCGCGACGTCTTCGGGGGCGTCCGGCCCGGCCCGCTGGTCACCTCGGTGAAGTCCGGCCTGGGCCACACCTGCGGGGGATCCGGTCTGATGAGCCTGATCATCGCCGTACTGGCCATGCGGACCGGGGAACTGCCGCCGATACCCGGGCTGAGCGACCCCTCCCCCGAGGCTGGGGACCTGCGCCTCGTCGCCGGCCACCCGGCCCGTGGCCGCTTCGACACAGCGCAGATCAACGCCATCGGCCTCGGCGGCATCAACGCCGTCGCCGTCATCGGCGGGGCCGCATGA
- a CDS encoding beta-ketoacyl synthase N-terminal-like domain-containing protein, with amino-acid sequence MTRAVITGCALAVTGVADEYDLLGLGTAAAPEDDAARAEIGLRHKDRASRLALRATRRALRGVTLPASGTAVIVSSNLGNLDTVCEFVDIIGKETVTGLSPMRVPHMSSNVTASWIALDHGLRGPNITLCSGTTSGLDAIFWATALLAAGRAEVAVVVGVEPDTAPVARLHGGTARLDGAVCLILETPARARARGARPRAEIHAYGRAADRAEAVHRATRTWRGPIGLRLAGGPGIGIAADAVDLPAGPGNTGHAAITVDLTARLGRCSGALGVLQCAAALPWLDRPGHDAVLAVAGDDGTGDQPDGEGDPSAVAAVLLTRPAENVPTRPADGLLARPADDVTYGNGFGGDRHDDA; translated from the coding sequence ATGACACGCGCCGTGATCACCGGCTGCGCGCTCGCCGTCACCGGCGTCGCCGACGAATACGACCTCCTCGGCCTCGGCACCGCCGCCGCACCCGAGGACGACGCCGCCCGCGCCGAAATCGGGCTGCGGCACAAGGACCGCGCGTCCCGGCTCGCCCTCCGTGCCACACGACGGGCGTTGCGCGGCGTCACGCTGCCCGCGTCGGGCACCGCCGTCATCGTCAGCAGCAACCTCGGGAACCTCGACACCGTCTGCGAGTTCGTCGACATCATCGGCAAGGAGACCGTCACCGGCCTCAGCCCCATGCGCGTGCCGCACATGTCCAGCAACGTCACCGCGAGCTGGATCGCCCTCGACCACGGCCTGCGCGGACCCAATATCACCCTGTGCAGCGGCACCACCAGCGGCCTGGACGCGATCTTCTGGGCCACCGCCCTGCTCGCCGCGGGCCGCGCCGAAGTCGCCGTCGTCGTCGGCGTCGAACCGGACACCGCGCCGGTCGCCAGGCTGCACGGCGGCACAGCACGACTGGACGGCGCCGTGTGCCTCATCCTCGAGACACCCGCGCGGGCCCGCGCCCGCGGCGCCCGGCCGCGCGCCGAAATCCACGCCTACGGCAGAGCCGCCGACCGCGCCGAGGCCGTTCACCGCGCGACCCGCACGTGGCGGGGCCCCATCGGACTGCGGCTCGCCGGGGGGCCGGGTATCGGTATCGCGGCCGACGCGGTCGATCTCCCCGCGGGTCCGGGAAATACCGGCCACGCGGCCATCACCGTCGATCTCACCGCCCGGCTCGGCCGCTGCTCCGGCGCGCTCGGTGTCCTGCAGTGCGCCGCCGCCCTCCCCTGGCTCGACCGGCCCGGCCACGACGCCGTGCTCGCGGTCGCCGGCGACGACGGCACCGGCGACCAACCCGACGGGGAAGGCGATCCGAGCGCGGTGGCCGCCGTGCTGCTCACCCGGCCTGCCGAGAACGTGCCCACTCGGCCCGCTGACGGCCTGCTCGCCCGGCCCGCTGACGACGTCACGTACGGGAACGGCTTCGGAGGTGATCGGCATGATGATGCCTGA
- a CDS encoding beta-ketoacyl-[acyl-carrier-protein] synthase family protein: MMMPDRRRAVLTGLGAVSCLGAGAEAHWAGLLAGGAAPREVDLPYMHMRARRMYLTPPSAIPAGPGTHAGIPLGPAPRMAVAAAREALADAGIGRGDTVRIPVVMGVEMGNASVQEEQRGAGGTPPWTPLAVTAAVVAEAVGSRAGTAGLGNACAAGGYTLGVALDVIRAGEADVVLVGGAEGITRVGMAGFDRIRVTDPYGCRPFARDRAGTVFADGAAFAVLESAAHAASRGARPYAELGAAAWSCDAYHHPTAPEPDAVQLVRAMRNALADAGVRPEQVGCVLPHATGTPVNDAVESRALRRVFGDSSGRPPVFALKALIGHTSGAAGMFACLTAALIASRATIPANAPLDQDPECDVWLPQDGPVPLNRPAVLVNSCATGGVNASFVLSRVGDPA, from the coding sequence ATGATGATGCCTGATCGGCGTCGTGCGGTGCTGACCGGGCTGGGTGCCGTCTCCTGCCTGGGCGCGGGCGCTGAGGCTCACTGGGCCGGTCTGCTTGCGGGTGGAGCGGCGCCCCGCGAGGTCGATCTGCCGTACATGCACATGCGGGCCAGGCGTATGTACCTGACACCGCCTTCCGCGATCCCCGCCGGCCCCGGCACCCACGCCGGAATCCCGCTCGGACCGGCCCCGCGTATGGCGGTCGCGGCCGCACGTGAAGCACTCGCGGACGCCGGCATCGGCCGCGGCGACACCGTACGCATCCCCGTCGTGATGGGCGTCGAGATGGGCAACGCGAGCGTTCAGGAAGAGCAGCGCGGCGCGGGCGGCACCCCGCCGTGGACCCCCCTCGCGGTCACCGCCGCGGTCGTCGCCGAAGCGGTCGGCTCGCGGGCGGGCACCGCCGGCTTGGGCAACGCCTGCGCCGCGGGCGGCTACACGCTCGGCGTCGCGCTGGACGTCATCCGTGCCGGCGAGGCCGACGTGGTGCTCGTCGGCGGCGCGGAGGGCATCACCCGGGTCGGCATGGCCGGGTTCGACCGGATCCGGGTGACCGATCCGTACGGCTGCCGGCCGTTCGCCCGCGACCGGGCGGGCACCGTGTTCGCCGACGGCGCCGCGTTCGCGGTCCTCGAATCCGCCGCCCACGCCGCATCGCGGGGAGCCCGGCCGTACGCGGAGCTCGGCGCCGCCGCCTGGAGCTGCGACGCCTACCACCACCCCACCGCCCCGGAGCCCGACGCCGTGCAACTGGTCCGGGCCATGCGGAACGCGCTCGCCGACGCCGGAGTCCGGCCGGAGCAGGTGGGCTGTGTGCTGCCGCACGCGACCGGCACCCCCGTCAACGACGCGGTGGAAAGCCGGGCACTACGGCGCGTTTTCGGCGATTCCTCCGGCCGTCCACCGGTGTTCGCGCTCAAGGCGCTCATCGGCCACACCTCGGGGGCCGCGGGCATGTTCGCGTGCCTGACCGCGGCGCTCATCGCCTCCCGGGCCACGATCCCGGCCAACGCGCCCCTGGACCAGGACCCGGAGTGCGACGTGTGGCTGCCGCAGGACGGGCCCGTACCGCTGAACCGGCCGGCCGTGCTCGTCAACTCGTGCGCGACCGGCGGAGTCAACGCCTCGTTCGTGCTCTCGCGTGTGGGAGACCCGGCATGA
- a CDS encoding beta-ketoacyl synthase N-terminal-like domain-containing protein yields MNAPVRVRVLGLGMIAPGALRPARALEPPVEPFPDWFDTEALLPGRGYRKLPPACRYLLAAARSALDDTGTWFAGLSPRDRAAVIGGNNAGAALQDDFDRTVIATGAADLSPARVPYMALSMFGGRLAPEHGLQALVLTTNSPAVAGLEAVQTAARALAAGRATAVLAGAVEDRPTPVQGGGPAHDLGAAVLVCVQEGVPVAGERAYGHCSVRGAFVGAAGGVPETSDVLDPLWEELLADGRPVARIDAVLDDSPAGAAVAGWLTARAGHRAVTILTRPPGSGSLAPLRRVVGRMAAGTAERALVLAGSAHGHVSIADVLPGTAGVP; encoded by the coding sequence ATGAACGCCCCGGTCCGCGTACGCGTCCTCGGCCTCGGGATGATCGCCCCCGGCGCCCTCCGGCCGGCCCGCGCCCTCGAACCTCCCGTGGAACCGTTTCCCGACTGGTTCGACACCGAGGCGCTGCTCCCCGGCCGCGGCTACCGGAAACTGCCACCGGCCTGCCGGTACTTGCTCGCTGCGGCCCGCTCGGCACTCGACGACACCGGTACGTGGTTCGCCGGCCTCTCACCACGGGACCGGGCGGCCGTGATCGGCGGCAACAACGCGGGAGCCGCGCTCCAGGACGACTTCGACCGTACCGTCATCGCCACGGGGGCGGCGGATCTGTCCCCGGCCCGCGTACCGTACATGGCGCTGAGCATGTTCGGCGGCCGGCTGGCCCCGGAACACGGGCTGCAGGCATTGGTCCTGACCACCAACTCCCCGGCGGTCGCCGGACTGGAGGCCGTGCAGACGGCGGCGCGCGCACTGGCCGCCGGGCGTGCCACGGCTGTGCTCGCGGGCGCCGTCGAAGACCGGCCCACGCCCGTCCAAGGCGGTGGGCCCGCGCACGACCTCGGCGCCGCCGTGCTCGTGTGCGTACAGGAAGGTGTTCCGGTCGCCGGAGAACGGGCGTACGGCCACTGCTCCGTGCGCGGCGCGTTCGTCGGCGCGGCGGGCGGGGTGCCCGAGACCTCCGACGTACTCGACCCGCTGTGGGAGGAACTCCTCGCCGACGGCCGGCCGGTCGCGCGCATCGACGCCGTGCTCGACGACTCGCCCGCGGGAGCGGCGGTCGCCGGGTGGCTGACCGCACGCGCGGGCCACCGCGCCGTCACCATCCTCACCCGGCCGCCGGGCAGCGGATCCCTCGCACCGCTGCGCCGCGTGGTCGGCCGGATGGCGGCCGGTACGGCCGAGCGAGCCCTGGTGCTCGCCGGGTCCGCGCACGGCCACGTCTCGATCGCCGACGTGCTCCCCGGCACGGCGGGCGTTCCGTGA
- a CDS encoding acyl carrier protein yields MATLIPTRDELRDFFAEELELPADVVGYESDFEADLGVDSLATMEILVQLEKKYGIRLEESEFAGLTSVNAVHAFLADRLEAA; encoded by the coding sequence ATGGCCACCCTGATCCCCACCCGCGACGAGCTGCGCGACTTCTTCGCCGAAGAGCTCGAACTCCCGGCCGACGTCGTCGGCTACGAGAGCGACTTCGAGGCCGACCTCGGCGTCGACTCGCTTGCCACCATGGAGATCCTCGTGCAGTTGGAGAAGAAGTACGGCATCCGTCTGGAGGAGTCCGAGTTCGCCGGTCTCACCTCCGTGAACGCCGTCCACGCCTTCCTCGCCGACCGGCTCGAAGCGGCGTGA
- the fabG gene encoding 3-oxoacyl-ACP reductase FabG — MTGAHRPVAIVTGGSRGIGRAVVTRLAAEGFDVAFCYRTRKDAAEEVAAEAGATGARVLAYEADVASADQARALVAAAEEHLGPLSVLVTCAGIVRDRPLARMTDAEWDDVIQTNLYGTYHVCRAAALPLMRHGSGSIVTLSSVAAAHGGPAQSNYSASKAGIVGFTTSLARELARSGVRANVVAPGLITTDITNDLPPKVQASIIGKIPLRRPGTPGEVADLVAFLVSDRARYITGQVIGVDGGLVP, encoded by the coding sequence ATGACGGGCGCCCACCGCCCGGTCGCCATCGTGACCGGGGGATCACGTGGCATCGGCCGCGCTGTCGTGACCCGCCTGGCCGCCGAGGGGTTCGACGTCGCGTTCTGCTACCGCACCCGTAAGGACGCCGCGGAGGAGGTGGCGGCCGAGGCCGGGGCGACGGGTGCCCGTGTGCTCGCGTACGAGGCCGACGTCGCGTCCGCCGACCAGGCCCGGGCGCTGGTCGCGGCCGCCGAAGAGCACCTCGGGCCGCTGTCGGTGCTCGTCACCTGCGCCGGCATCGTCCGGGACCGGCCGCTGGCACGCATGACCGACGCCGAATGGGACGATGTGATCCAGACCAACCTGTACGGCACGTACCACGTCTGTCGTGCCGCCGCGCTCCCGCTCATGCGGCATGGCAGCGGCTCGATCGTCACGCTGTCCTCGGTCGCGGCCGCGCACGGCGGCCCGGCACAGAGCAACTACTCCGCGTCCAAGGCCGGCATCGTGGGCTTCACCACGTCCTTGGCGCGCGAACTCGCCCGGTCCGGGGTGCGTGCGAACGTCGTCGCGCCCGGGCTGATCACCACCGACATCACCAACGATCTGCCGCCCAAGGTGCAGGCGTCCATCATCGGGAAGATCCCGCTGCGCCGGCCCGGGACTCCCGGCGAGGTCGCCGATCTGGTCGCCTTCCTGGTCTCCGACCGCGCCCGCTACATCACCGGGCAGGTCATCGGCGTCGATGGAGGGCTGGTGCCGTGA
- a CDS encoding NAD(P)/FAD-dependent oxidoreductase: MTASATGRPGSGSSSGSGAGAGAGYDVIVVGARCGGAPAAMLLARAGYRVLILDRARFPRDTLSTLYIHQPGTALLDRWGLLDQVAATGCPPITSAMHRMGQVAVEGAPTPVHGIHAAYAPRRYLLDTLLAKAATDAGAEFREGCRVTDVVVEDGRAVGVRWRTASGSGTDRAALVVGADGMRSVVADAVRAGTVREHPPLTCVYYGYWEGVPVTRFEAHAVRGRWVGCLPTNDGRTLLAVYFPQAEFEAVRRDLPDAYLGGLAAAAPELYERALAGTRVGPLRGTGTQRNFFRRAAGPGWALVGDAGHHKDSITADGITAAFQQAALLAARLGADLPDPARRQAALERYALDRDRMLAARYSDTLALARLRADRVEARIAGLAHDPAWVQAFFDRAAGTGPDLVPVPGNRSEEVPA; the protein is encoded by the coding sequence GTGACCGCATCCGCCACCGGCCGTCCGGGCTCCGGCTCCAGCTCCGGTTCCGGCGCCGGCGCCGGCGCCGGCTATGACGTGATCGTCGTGGGTGCCCGCTGCGGCGGAGCGCCCGCGGCGATGTTGCTGGCCCGCGCGGGCTACCGCGTCCTCATCCTGGACCGCGCTCGCTTCCCCCGCGACACCCTGTCCACCCTGTACATCCACCAACCCGGCACCGCCCTGCTCGACCGCTGGGGGCTGCTCGACCAGGTCGCCGCCACCGGCTGCCCGCCGATCACCTCGGCCATGCACCGTATGGGCCAAGTCGCCGTCGAAGGCGCTCCCACTCCGGTTCACGGCATCCACGCGGCCTACGCGCCACGGCGTTACCTCCTCGACACCCTCCTCGCCAAGGCCGCGACCGACGCCGGTGCGGAGTTCCGCGAGGGCTGCCGGGTCACCGACGTGGTCGTCGAGGACGGGCGGGCCGTCGGGGTGCGATGGCGTACCGCCTCCGGCAGCGGCACCGACCGCGCCGCGCTGGTCGTCGGCGCGGACGGTATGCGCTCGGTCGTGGCGGACGCCGTACGTGCCGGGACGGTCCGCGAACACCCGCCGCTGACCTGCGTCTACTACGGCTACTGGGAAGGCGTGCCGGTCACCCGGTTCGAGGCCCACGCGGTACGCGGCCGCTGGGTCGGCTGCCTGCCCACCAACGACGGCCGTACCCTGCTCGCGGTGTACTTCCCCCAGGCCGAGTTCGAGGCCGTCCGTCGCGACCTGCCCGACGCCTACCTGGGCGGACTCGCGGCCGCGGCCCCGGAACTGTACGAACGTGCCCTCGCCGGCACCCGGGTCGGCCCGCTCCGCGGCACCGGCACACAGCGGAACTTCTTCCGCCGCGCGGCCGGACCCGGATGGGCGCTGGTCGGCGACGCGGGACACCACAAGGACTCCATCACCGCCGACGGCATCACCGCGGCGTTCCAGCAGGCGGCGCTCCTGGCCGCCCGCCTGGGCGCCGACCTGCCCGACCCGGCGCGCCGGCAGGCCGCGTTGGAGCGCTATGCCCTCGACCGCGACCGCATGCTCGCCGCCCGCTACTCCGACACCCTCGCGCTCGCCCGGCTCCGCGCCGACCGTGTGGAGGCCCGGATCGCCGGGCTCGCGCACGACCCGGCGTGGGTGCAGGCGTTCTTCGACCGCGCGGCGGGCACCGGCCCCGACCTCGTGCCCGTGCCCGGTAACCGGTCTGAGGAGGTGCCGGCGTGA
- a CDS encoding ACP S-malonyltransferase, producing MITEQYGIAFPGQGIKAQTLLSALRAHVRHPLVARLLTTFGAADPEALDLGDTSVVQPATFAAGLAAADTAFGPDHCPPVALGHSLGELTAAAYAGFLRIDEGFELAVDRGRLCHDQSLRRPGAMVAIVGADAGELEWLRRSVVAEHGEILDVAGLNSARQTVLSGAPEAVAAAVRIAGEQCLRAEVLPIPGGFHSPLMMDAVPAWRRRLESADFRPSTTRFVSAIDVRPHTDPVQVREQLARGLVLPVRWHEAVRTVRDLGVPGLVDAGPGTTLLKLGRRARILEFTGLGALPEPVPPG from the coding sequence GTGATCACCGAACAGTACGGAATCGCCTTTCCCGGACAGGGCATCAAGGCGCAGACGCTGCTCTCCGCCCTGCGGGCCCACGTCCGGCACCCGCTGGTCGCCCGGCTGCTGACGACGTTCGGCGCGGCGGATCCCGAGGCGCTGGACCTCGGTGACACCTCGGTCGTCCAGCCCGCCACCTTCGCCGCCGGCCTCGCGGCGGCCGACACGGCCTTCGGGCCGGACCACTGCCCGCCGGTGGCGCTCGGCCACAGCCTGGGCGAGCTGACCGCCGCGGCGTACGCCGGATTCCTCCGTATCGACGAGGGCTTCGAACTGGCCGTGGACCGCGGCCGGTTGTGCCACGACCAGAGCCTGCGCAGGCCCGGGGCGATGGTCGCGATCGTCGGCGCCGACGCGGGCGAACTCGAATGGCTGCGCCGGAGCGTGGTCGCCGAGCACGGCGAGATCCTCGACGTCGCCGGGCTCAACAGCGCCCGGCAGACCGTACTGTCGGGCGCTCCCGAGGCGGTGGCCGCGGCCGTACGCATCGCCGGGGAACAGTGCCTGCGCGCCGAAGTGCTGCCGATACCCGGCGGTTTCCACAGCCCGCTGATGATGGACGCCGTCCCGGCGTGGCGGCGCCGTCTGGAGTCCGCGGACTTCCGCCCGAGTACGACCCGATTCGTCTCCGCGATCGACGTACGACCGCACACCGACCCGGTCCAGGTCCGCGAACAACTCGCGCGCGGCCTGGTGCTCCCGGTGCGCTGGCACGAGGCCGTGCGTACGGTACGAGACCTCGGCGTGCCCGGCCTCGTCGACGCCGGACCGGGTACGACCCTGCTCAAGCTCGGACGCCGCGCCCGCATCCTCGAGTTCACCGGCCTCGGCGCGCTGCCCGAACCGGTTCCACCCGGGTGA